In the genome of Phocoena sinus isolate mPhoSin1 chromosome 15, mPhoSin1.pri, whole genome shotgun sequence, the window GGAGACTGTCCGCTTCCTGCTGGTGCTGCGCTGCCGGGGCGGCGTGGGGTCCGGCGCCGGAGGCGGCCCGGGCTTGGGCTCCCGAGGGGCCTGGGCAGAACTGGCGACCGCCCTGGCCGCCCTGGCCTCGGTCAGCGCCGGAGGGGCGCCCGTGGGCGGTGGCTCCGGCGACCAGGATTCCGAACCCCCGGGGGGCGGGGACCCTGGTGGTGGGGGGTTGTTTCGAGGCTGCAGCCCCCTCCTCACCCACGGCCCGGGCCCTGCTACCTCAGGGGGAGCGACCACGGTGAGGAGCTCGGGGCGACACGGCACAGGGCGGAGGGGCGGTCTGCTGGGCTCCAAAGACCGGAGGGGAGAGGGACGCTGGAGGGAAGCGGGAGGCCGATGAcgggtgaggagaggggagggcgaGAACCACATACCGCAGATCTTAAAGGGAACGCTGGCGCTGCGGGCGGCCTTGACTCTTCTGACCTCTTCACCCTTTTCACAACCCAGCTGCCTGTGGAGGAACCAATTGTGTCCACAGATGAGGTCATCTTCCCACTCACCGTTTCACTGGATAGACTGCCCCCAGGGACACCTAAGGCCAAGGTAAGGCTGGCACGGGGTGGAGCAGTTGTCCTAATTCAGACGCCCTTTCTGAGGCTGGCCGTGTGTCTTTTCTCTCGACTGTGGTCCTGTGTCCCCTGTGCTCAGATTGTAGTGACCGTGTGGAAGCGGGAGGTTGAGGCACCAGAGGTCAGAGATCAAGGCTACCTGCGCTTGCTGCAAACCCGATCTCCTGCGGAGACCTTCCGGGGCGAGCAGAGCGCTTTCAAGGCCCAAGGTGGGGAGGAGAATGCAGAGAGGAAATGCTGGAGTCTGGAATTTGGGGGACAGTGGAGGGGTGATACTGGCAAGTGCCCAAGCTGGAGAGAAGAGCAAGATTAGAACTGTGGGTTGGAATGAGGCTCACCCAGCCCATCATCTCTTGCCTCCGCCCTCTCCTGCAGTGAGCACCCTGCTGACTCTGCTGCCCCCTCCAGTTCTGAAATGTCGCCAGTTCACTGTGGCTGGAAAACACTTGACCGTGCTCAAGGGTGAGCAGATTGGCGGCTCAGTTCTTGGGCAGCAGCAAGGGCACTGACTGGGTGTCAGTTACTCTGGTGGGGATAGATCCATTTTAGGGGGGAAAAGGTGGGGTCCAAGGGGTCCAGATACTCTGAGCTGAGCTGGTTACCTCCGACAGTGCTGAACAGCTCCTCCCAGGAGGAAATTTCCATCTGGGATATCCGCATTCTCCCAAACTTCAATGCCAGTTATCTGCCTGTCATGCCCGATGGCTCTGTGCTGCTGGTGGACAATGTCTGGTGAGgtcctggggaggggcagggccgcacagtggtggggatgggggcagggccgAGAGCTCTGGTGTGGAAAGATCCAGCTCTGGTCCCTTTCTTCTGAACTAGTCACCAATCTGGGGAAGTCTCCATGGGCTCCTTCTGCCGGCTCCCTGGTACCTCTGGCTGCTTCCCCTGCTTGCTTAGTGCTCTGGAGGAACACAACTTCCTGTTCCAGCTCAGAGGGGGTGAGCAGCCCCCTCCAGGGGCCAAGGAGGTGAGTATAAGAGACTGGTGTGTTCAGGAGAAAGGGTGAGAAAAATGCAGTGGGGGGAAGAGGCCAGGGGGTTGACTAAGGGGAGAGGGAACCTCTGATACATGTGATGTTTCCCTTTGTCCCTCTGGCAGGGCCTAGAAGTTCCCCTGATCGCTGTGGTTCAGTGGTCCACGCCGAAGCTGCCCTTTACCCAGAGCATCTATACCCACTACCGGTGAGTTTGTGGGACACCCCACCCTGGCCC includes:
- the MAP11 gene encoding LOW QUALITY PROTEIN: microtubule-associated protein 11 (The sequence of the model RefSeq protein was modified relative to this genomic sequence to represent the inferred CDS: inserted 1 base in 1 codon; deleted 2 bases in 1 codon), whose protein sequence is MESQCDYSMYFPAVPLPPRAELAGDPGRYRALPRRNHLYLGETVRFLLVLRCRGGVGSGAGGGPGLGSRGAWAELATALAALASVSAGGAPVGGGSGDQDSEPPGGGDPGGGGLFRGCSPLLTHGPGPATSGGATTLPVEEPIVSTDEVIFPLTVSLDRLPPGTPKAKIVVTVWKREVEAPEVRDQGYLRLLQTRSPAETFRGEQSAFKAQVSTLLTLLPPPVLKCRQFTVAGKHLTVLKVLNSSSQEEISIWDIRILPNFNASYLPVMPDGSVLLVDNVCHQSGEVSMGSFCRLPGTSGCFPCLLSALEEHNFLFQLRGGEQPPPGAKEGLEVPLIAVVQWSTPKLPFTQSIYTHYRLPSIRLDRPCFVMTASCESPVRTYERFTVTYTLLNNLQDFLAVRLVWTPEHAQAGKQLCEEERRAMQAALDSIVCHTPLNNLGFSRKGSALTFSVAFQALRTGLFELSQHMNTECKFTASVSHPPPEGPGLSLARASPSSPAVRDLVERHQASLGRSQSFSHQQPSRSHLMRSGSVMDAPGITPPCLAXSASPLYLPPDKAVLSLDKIAKRECKVRVVVEPVK